A genomic window from Candidatus Pelagisphaera phototrophica includes:
- a CDS encoding DUF3500 domain-containing protein — translation MKNRTLPIAALAFSLSISCSSLRAVESVVQDMENAANAFLDSLTMELKARATFPMEVEGERTNWHFVPITGERKGVDLKDLNDAQEEKLTNLLNASLSAIGQTKVKKIQESESILFILEKSDHRDPELYYTSIFGKPSSEGAWGWRFEGHHLSLNFTVVDGKLLSTNPNFWGANPAKVLSGPQKGARILKEEEDLARDFLLSLNSDQRKKAVIADKAPKDIYSSDDPKVYPLGDAGISVADLNARQVKGLNQLIDVYLNNMPSKVAKERRMKFEKDGMDRVVFAWAGSDEVGEAHYYRIQGPNFLIEYDNIQNRANHIHATWRDFDGDFGRNIIWEHHKHSH, via the coding sequence ATGAAAAACAGAACACTCCCCATCGCGGCGCTTGCCTTCAGTCTCTCCATCTCCTGCTCCTCTCTCAGGGCCGTCGAATCCGTTGTCCAAGACATGGAGAACGCAGCCAATGCCTTTCTAGACTCACTAACGATGGAACTTAAGGCGAGAGCCACCTTTCCCATGGAAGTCGAAGGCGAACGCACGAATTGGCATTTCGTGCCCATCACTGGAGAACGCAAAGGGGTCGACCTGAAGGATCTTAATGACGCCCAGGAGGAAAAGCTTACTAATCTTCTCAACGCGAGTCTAAGCGCGATCGGTCAAACCAAAGTAAAGAAAATCCAGGAAAGTGAGTCGATTCTGTTCATTCTCGAGAAATCGGATCACAGAGATCCAGAACTCTATTACACAAGCATATTTGGAAAGCCCTCTTCGGAAGGAGCTTGGGGATGGCGCTTCGAGGGACACCACCTATCGCTCAATTTTACAGTAGTTGATGGGAAACTACTCTCCACTAATCCTAATTTTTGGGGAGCGAATCCTGCTAAAGTCCTTTCTGGTCCTCAAAAAGGGGCTCGTATCCTCAAAGAGGAAGAAGACTTAGCCCGGGACTTCCTTCTTTCGCTCAACAGTGATCAGCGCAAAAAAGCGGTGATTGCCGATAAGGCACCCAAAGATATTTACTCGAGTGACGATCCAAAAGTGTATCCACTTGGAGATGCTGGGATATCGGTCGCCGATCTAAACGCGAGACAAGTAAAAGGACTCAACCAGCTGATCGACGTCTATTTAAACAATATGCCATCCAAAGTCGCCAAGGAGCGACGAATGAAATTCGAAAAGGATGGGATGGACCGGGTTGTTTTCGCTTGGGCGGGAAGTGACGAGGTGGGTGAAGCTCATTATTACCGGATACAAGGTCCCAACTTCCTGATTGAGTACGACAATATTCAAAATAGAGCCAATCACATCCATGCCACCTGGCGCGACTTCGATGGGGACTTTGGGCGCAACATCATATGGGAACACCACAAGCACAGTCACTGA
- a CDS encoding SMP-30/gluconolactonase/LRE family protein — protein MNSPNTNRRSFITTLGAIAATPLLGRDYGPDAAPVRYPEPDVIALEPSFAKYKIGNTPIERLHTGMYWAEGPAWSGRGNYLVWSDIPKNVQHRWLQDDGGVTTIRNPSNYSNGNTFDREGRQISFEHGTRRVARYEPDGTVTVLADKYNGKPFNAPNDGAVHPDGSLWFTDPGYGSLGNYEGFKGELLLKEAVYRLDKSGKLEKVTDDIFKPNGLCFSPDYKKVYIADTGASHYPDAPKNIKVWDVDGSKLKNGREFASMKMFVDGEEVAGQADGVRCDRDGNIWSSAGWVGEGYDGVHIFSPEGQRIGQIKLPEICSNVCFGGPRRNRLFMTASRGLYAVYTEALGAHWC, from the coding sequence ATGAACTCCCCCAATACCAACCGTCGTTCTTTTATAACTACCCTCGGAGCCATCGCGGCAACTCCTTTACTCGGACGTGACTATGGTCCAGACGCGGCACCCGTTCGCTATCCGGAGCCGGACGTCATCGCCCTTGAGCCGAGCTTTGCAAAGTATAAAATAGGCAATACCCCAATTGAAAGGCTTCACACAGGCATGTACTGGGCAGAAGGTCCCGCCTGGAGTGGCCGCGGAAACTACCTTGTCTGGAGTGACATCCCCAAAAACGTCCAGCATCGCTGGCTACAGGATGATGGTGGAGTAACGACAATTCGGAATCCCTCAAACTACAGTAATGGCAATACGTTTGATCGCGAGGGCCGCCAAATTTCATTCGAACACGGAACCCGTCGCGTCGCTCGCTACGAGCCTGACGGCACAGTCACTGTTTTAGCCGACAAGTATAATGGGAAGCCCTTCAACGCCCCTAACGACGGAGCGGTCCATCCCGATGGTAGCCTCTGGTTCACCGATCCAGGCTACGGCAGTCTTGGAAACTACGAAGGTTTCAAAGGCGAGTTGCTCCTCAAAGAAGCGGTCTATCGCCTCGATAAGTCGGGTAAGCTCGAGAAAGTGACGGACGATATTTTCAAGCCGAATGGTCTGTGCTTTTCACCCGACTACAAAAAGGTATACATTGCTGATACTGGTGCTTCGCACTACCCGGATGCTCCCAAAAACATAAAAGTTTGGGATGTCGACGGCTCGAAACTGAAGAACGGCCGCGAATTCGCTTCCATGAAAATGTTTGTCGACGGGGAGGAAGTCGCGGGCCAGGCTGACGGTGTTCGCTGCGACCGCGATGGCAACATCTGGTCCAGCGCCGGCTGGGTCGGCGAAGGATACGACGGCGTGCATATTTTTTCTCCAGAAGGTCAACGCATCGGCCAAATCAAATTGCCGGAAATTTGCAGTAACGTGTGCTTCGGCGGACCCCGCCGTAACCGTCTTTTCATGACAGCGAGCCGCGGCCTCTACGCCGTCTATACTGAAGCCCTCGGCGCCCACTGGTGTTAG
- a CDS encoding sulfatase-like hydrolase/transferase yields MKTTAISLILLSFVSGTLAASPNFVVILTDDQSWVGSSLQIKPDDPRTKSDYFKTPNIERLAFMGTSFTQGYAPAPYCCPTRRSILIGQTPARHIYQKDQRNWTSNYRKQLSIPQMLKQANQAYRTAHFGKWDMRFDDVTPEEMGYDVSDGLTGNGTGGGKGSGGPSAQEDPKLIWEITERTGTFMEDQTSAGHPFFVQVSHYAMHLDIFYREESLNEARNWKKGKKHSMPEFAAMTSDVDTGIGLLLDKIHDLGIENDTYVFFLSDNGGRTGIPGQDDPEIHRNDPLRDGKGSVYEGGVRVPFILIGPDVENQGISHVPVTGLDILPTIADLVGYAKPLPKALDGGSLKSVFMNGGRGEVKRNNPFLIFHQAVARSAESSLILGNYKLVKTWDRNRLELFDISKDIGEAKDLSKQMEAKTNELHQLLVNFLEEVGAETRKVGSKAEVYENATPYRP; encoded by the coding sequence TTGAAGACCACGGCGATTTCGTTAATCCTGCTCTCCTTCGTATCGGGAACCCTCGCCGCCTCACCCAACTTCGTCGTCATACTCACAGACGACCAAAGCTGGGTAGGCAGTTCGCTTCAAATCAAGCCAGACGACCCACGCACGAAGAGCGACTACTTCAAGACCCCCAATATTGAACGGCTCGCTTTCATGGGTACAAGCTTCACCCAAGGTTACGCTCCCGCTCCTTATTGTTGCCCCACACGAAGAAGCATTCTTATAGGCCAGACTCCCGCCCGACACATCTATCAGAAAGACCAGAGAAACTGGACATCTAACTACCGAAAACAACTGAGCATACCTCAAATGCTTAAACAGGCAAACCAGGCCTACCGCACAGCCCACTTCGGGAAATGGGATATGCGTTTTGACGATGTGACTCCCGAAGAGATGGGATACGATGTTAGCGATGGACTCACCGGTAATGGGACCGGCGGAGGTAAAGGCAGTGGAGGACCATCAGCACAGGAGGATCCAAAGTTAATTTGGGAAATCACCGAACGAACGGGAACGTTCATGGAGGATCAGACCAGCGCAGGTCATCCCTTTTTCGTTCAGGTCTCTCACTACGCGATGCATCTCGACATCTTTTATCGAGAAGAGTCACTCAACGAAGCAAGAAATTGGAAGAAGGGGAAGAAACATTCCATGCCCGAGTTTGCTGCTATGACCTCCGATGTGGATACCGGCATCGGTCTACTTCTTGACAAGATTCATGACCTCGGGATCGAGAACGATACCTATGTATTCTTCTTGTCAGACAACGGCGGGCGAACGGGCATCCCTGGTCAGGACGATCCCGAGATTCACCGAAATGATCCCCTGCGAGACGGGAAAGGCTCCGTCTATGAGGGTGGTGTCCGCGTCCCCTTTATCCTCATCGGCCCTGACGTAGAGAATCAGGGCATCTCTCATGTGCCAGTAACCGGTCTCGACATACTACCAACTATCGCCGATTTAGTAGGCTACGCTAAGCCGCTTCCAAAGGCCCTCGATGGAGGTAGCCTGAAGAGTGTATTCATGAACGGCGGACGAGGCGAAGTAAAACGGAACAATCCTTTTTTAATTTTCCATCAGGCAGTCGCGCGAAGTGCAGAGAGCTCTCTCATTCTCGGCAACTATAAGCTCGTTAAAACCTGGGATAGAAATCGGCTAGAACTGTTCGATATTTCAAAAGACATTGGCGAAGCCAAAGATCTCTCTAAACAAATGGAGGCGAAAACAAATGAACTTCACCAGCTATTAGTCAATTTCCTTGAAGAAGTTGGAGCGGAAACTCGCAAAGTTGGTTCTAAAGCGGAAGTCTACGAAAACGCCACGCCGTATCGTCCTTAG